GGAAGTTGACGCCTTGCTTCTGTCTGGAAGTTTCCTAGCCAGTGGGTCAGTTTTAGCTCAAGTTCACCATGTCGGTGCAGACAACTATGCTGCCAAACTCATGCTGGAAGCCAAGACTGTTAAACCAATCAACTCTCGTATCATGAAATCGCTGGACAAGTTAGCAGGTTTTACTGGAAAGATTATCATTCCTTTTGGTCTGGCTCTCTTGCTAGAAGCCTTGCTTTTAAAAGGACTGCCTCTCAAGTCATCCGTTGTAAATTCATCGACAGCCCTACTGGGAATGTTACCCAAGGGAATCGCCCTTTTGACCATCACTTCGCTCTTGACAGCGGTGATTAAGTTGGGCTTGAAAAAGGTCTTGGTGCAGGAGATGTATTCTGTTGAGACCTTGGCGCGCGTGGATATGCTCTGTTTGGACAAGACGGGCACCATCACCCAAGGAAAGATGCAGGTGGAGGCTGTTCTTCCACTGACGGCAACTTATGGTGAAGAGACTATTGCCAGCATCCTGACCAGCTACATAGCCCATAGTGAGGATAAGAATCCAACTGCCCAAGCTATTCGCCAACGTTTCCAAGGTCAGGTAGTCTATCCTATGATTTTCAATCTTCCCTTCTCCAGCGACCGCAAGTGGGGAGCTATGGAGTTAGAAGGCTTGGGAACAGTTTTCTTAGGTGCACCTGAGATGTTGCTGGATTCTGAGGTCCCAGAAGCCAGAGAGGCCTTGGAGAGAGGGTCACGTGTCTTGGTCTTGGCTCTCAGTCAGGAAAAACTAGACCATCACAAGCCACAGAAACCATCTGATATTCATGCTCTAGCCTTGCTGGAAATTTTGGATCCTATTCGAGAAGGAGCAGCAGAGACGCTGGACTATCTCCGTTCTCAGGAAGTAGGACTGAAGATTATCTCTGGTGATAATCCAGTCACTGTATCCAGCATTGCCCAGAAGGCTGGTTTTGCGGACTATGACAGCTATGTAGATTGTTCAAAAATAACGGATGAGGAATTGATTGCTATGGCTGAGGAGACAGCTATTTTCGGACGTGTTTCCCCTCATCAAAAGAAACTCATCATCCAAACGCTGAAAAAAGCGGGTCATACAACAGCTATGACAGGGGACGGGGTCAATGATATCCTGGCCCTTCGTGAGGCGGATTGTTCTATCGTGATGGCCGAGGGAGATCCTGCGACACGTCAGATTGCCAATCTGGTTCTCTTGAACTCAGACTTTAATGATGTTCCTGAGATTCTCTTTGAAGGTCGTCGCGTGGTCAATAACATTGCCCATATCGCCCCGATTTTCTTGATAAAGACCATCTATTCTTTCTTGCTCGCAGTTATCTGTATCGCCAGTGCTTTACTAGGTCGGTCTGAGTGGATCTTGATTTTCCCTTTCATTCCAATCCAGATTACCATGATTGATCAGTTCGTGGAAGGTTTCCCACCATTCGTTCTGACTTTTGAGCGAAATATCAAATCTGTTGAGCCAAATTTCCTCAGAAGATCCATGCTTCGTGCTCTACCAAGTGCTCTCATGGTTGTGTTCAGCGTTCTTTTTGTGAAAATATTTGGAAGTAGCCAAGGTTGGTCTGAGTTAGAAATCTCAACTCTACTCTATTATCTCTTGGGGTCAATTGGTTTCTTATCCGTATTTAGAGCCTGCATGCCATTTACCCTATGGCGTGTCCTCTTGATTGTTTGGTCAGTAGGAGGCTTCCTAGCCACAGCTCTCTTCCCAAGAATTCAAAAACTGCTTGAAATTTCAACCTTAACAGGACAAACATTACCTGTTTATGGTGTCATGATGTTGGTCTTTACCGTGATTTTCATCCTGACTAGTCGCTATCAAGCTAGAAAATAAAGACAGACTGCAATCTGTGGATTGTGGTCTTTTTAGGTACAAGATTGCCAGACGAAATGTGGTATAATAAGGCTAATAGAGTTTTGGAAAGTGAGAGAGAATGATTTCAAAGAGATTAGAATTAGTGGCTTCCTTTGTGCCACAGGGAGCCATTTTGCTAGATGTGGGAAGTGACCATGCTTATCTGCCTATCGAGTTGGTCGAAAGAGGCCAAATCAAAAGTGCCATTGCGGGTGAGGTGGTGGAAGGCCCCTATCAGTCTGCGGTCAAAAATGTTGAGGCTCACGGCCTAAAGGAGAAAATCCAGGTTCGTTTAGCCAATGGCTTGGCAGCTTTTGAAGAGGCAGACCAGGTGTCAGTCATCACCATTGCAGGTATGGGCGGCCGTTTGATTGCTAGGATTTTAGAAGAAGGCTTGGACAAGTTAGCCAATGTAGAGCGGTTAATCCTCCAACCTAATAATCGTGAAGATGACTTGCGCATTTGGTTGCAAGACAATGGTTTTCAGATTGTGGCAGAAAGCATTCTAGAAGAAGCTGGTAAGTTTTACGAGATTTTGGTGGTGGAAGCAGGACAAATGAAGTTATCATCTAGTGATGTTCGCTTTGGACCTTTCTTGTCTAAAGAAGTCAGTCCAGTCTTTGTCCAAAAGTGGCAAAAAGAAGCTGTTAAGCTAGAGTTTGCCCTCGGACAAATCCCTGAAAAAAATTTGGAAGAACGTCAAGTTCTAGTAGATAAAATTCAAGCCATCAAGGAGGTGCTCCATGTTAGCAAGTGAAGTAATTAACGCATATGAAGCCTTTTGCCCTCAGGAATTTTCCATAGAGGGAGACAGTCGTGGTCTGCAAATTGGCACTTTGGACAAGGATATCCAAAGTGTCATGGTGACTCTCGATATTCGTGAAGAAACGGTGACTGAAGCTATTGAAAAGGGTGTGAATTTGATTATCGTCAAGCATGCGCCGATTTTCCGTCCCATCAAGGATTTGGTAGCCAGCCGTCCACAAAATCAGATTTACATTGATCTCATCAAGCATGATATCGCAGTTTATGTCAGCCATACCAATATTGATATCGTTGAAAATGGTCTCAATGACTGGTTCTGCCAGATGCTAGGAATCGAGGAGACGACTTATCTTCAGGAGACAGGTTCTGAACGTGGAATTGGGCGTATTGGGAATGTTCAGACTCAGACATTTGGGGAATTGGCCCAGAATGTCAAGCAAATATTTGATTTAGATAGTCTTCGAATGGTGCATTATCAAGAGAGTGATTTGCAGAAGCCTATTTCAAGAGTGGCCATCTGTGGTGGAAGCGGGCAGTCATTCTATAAGGAGGCTTTGGCTAAGGGAGCAGATGTCTATATTACTGGCGATATCTACTATCACACTGCCCAAGATATGCTGTCTGATGGCTTGCTGGCACTGGATCCAGGCCACTATATCGAAGTGCTTTTTGTGGAAAAAATCGCAGCACTCCTTACTCAATGGAAGGCAGAGAAGGGCTGGTCTATTGATATTTTGCCTAGTCAAGCATCGACCAATCCTTTCCACCATATCTAGTTAGAAGGTGAAGACAATGAAGAAAGTTGCTATTATAGGAGCAGGGATTGTGGGAGCAACAGCTGCATACTATCTCTCGAAAGAAAGTGACCTTGAGGTGACCGTTTTTGACCATGGAAAAGGTCAGGCTACCAAGGCAGCAGCGGGAATTATCAGTCCTTGGTTTTCCAAACGTCGCAATAAAGCTTGGTACAAGATGGCACGCTTGGGGGCTGACTTTTATGTGGATTTGTTAGCTGATTTAGAAAAGTCTGGTCAGAAAATCGACTTTTACCAGCGCTCGGGAGTCTTTCTCCTGAAAAGGGATGAATCTAAGTTGGAAGAACTCTATCAACTAGCCCTCCAGCGCAGGGAAGAATCTCCCTCGATAGGTCAGTTAGCTATTTTGGATCAAGCCTCAGCTAATGAATTATTCCCTGATTTGCAGGGATTTGACAGCTTGCTCTATGCTTCTGGTGGAGCGAGAGTGGATGGCCAACTCTTAGTGACTCGTTTGCTAGAAGCTAGTCAGGTCAAGCTGGTCAAAGAAAAAGTGAGTCTGACACCTTTAGCATCAGGACATCAGATTGGCACAGAGGTGTTTGATCAGGTTATTTTAGCGACGGGAGCTTGGTTGGGACACATATTAGAACCCTTAGGATATGAAGTGGATGTTCGTCCTCAAAAAGGACAACTCCGAGACTATCAACTTGCCCAAGACATGGAATCCTATCCTGTTGTTATGCCAGAAGGGGAGTGGGATTTGATTCCTTTTGCAGGTGGGAAATTATCCTTAGGCGCTACCCATGAAAATGATATGGGATTTGATTTGACGGTGGATGAAGCCTTGCTCCAGCAAATGGAGGATGCGGCCTTACCTCACTATCTAGGCTTGGTAGAAGCGACTTCCAGAGCTGAGCGTGTGGGAATCCGTGCCTACACCAGTGATTTCTCTCCTTTCTTTGGGCAGGTGCCAGAATTGGCAGGTGTCTATGCTGCTAGTGGACTAGGTTCATCAGGCCTCACAACTGGTCCTATCATTGGTTACCATCTAGCCCAACTTATCCAAGACAAGGAGTTGACCTTGTATCCAGTAAACTACCCAATTGAAAACTATATCAAACGACTAAAAAACGAATAAAATTTTACTGAAATTTTAGCTTCCCTTCTAGGATGGAAAATGACATTCCCTATCAAAAATGGTAAAATAAGAAAAAATAATCCGAGAATCGAGGAAAGAAGATGCAAGAAAAGATTTTAGTAACAGGTGGAGCTGGTTTTATCGGAACCCACACAGTTATTGAGTTAATCCAAGCAGGTCATCAGGTTGTTGTGGTGGATAACCTTGTCAACAGCAATCGCAAAAGTTTAGAAGTTGTTGAGAGAATTACAGGAGTTGAAGTACCTTTCTATGAGGCAGATATTCGTGACACAGATATCCTCAGAGATATTTTCAAGCAAGAAGAACCAACAGGTGTCATTCACTTTGCTGGTTTGAAGGCTGTTGGCGAATCAACACGTATCCCTCTTGCCTACTATGACAACAATATCGCAGGAACTGTCAGTCTTTTAAAAGCTATGGAGGAAAACAACTGTAAAAATATCATTTTCAGTTCTTCTGCGACAGTTTACGGAGATCCTCATACAGTGCCAATCTTGGAAGATTTCCCACTTTCAGTGACTAATCCATACGGTCGTACCAAACTTATGCTAGAGGAAATTTTGACCGATATCTACAAGGCAGACTCAGAATGGAATGTGGTCTTGCTTCGTTATTTCAACCCAATCGGAGCTCATGAAAGTGGAGACCTAGGAGAAAATCCAAACGGTATTCCAAACAACCTCTTGCCATATGTGACTCAAGTAGCCGTTGGGAAATTAGAGCAAGTGCAAGTATTTGGAGACGATTACGATACGGAAGACGGAACTGGTGTTCGTGACTATATCCACGTTGTCGATTTGGCTAAGGGTCATGTTGCAGCTCTGAAAAAAATTCAAAAAGGTTCAGGTCTAAACGTTTACAACCTTGGAACAGGTAAAGGTTACTCTGTTCTTGAAATTATCCAAAATATGGAAAAAGCAGTGGGGCGTCCGATTCCTTACCGCATTGTAGAACGTCGTCCAGGTGATATTGCAGCCTGCTACTCAGACCCAGCAAAAGCCAAAGCAGAACTTGGTTGGGAAGCAGAACTTGACATTACTCAAATGTGTGAAGACGCATGGCGTTGGCAAAGCAAGCATCCAAATGGATTTGAAGACTAAGATGGTGATTTCAATCATTGTCCCCTGTTTAAACGAAGAGGAAGTACTTCCTCTTTTTTATCAGGCTTTGGAAGATTTGATTCCTGACTTGGGAGCAGAAATCGAGTATATCTTTGTCGATGATGGATCAAGTGATGGAACCTTGGAACTCTTAAAGGCCTATCGGGAGCAAAATCCGGCAGTGCATTATCTTTCCTTCTCTCGAAATTTTGGCAAAGAAGCAGCTCTGTATGCAGGTTTGCAGTATGCGACAGGAGATCTGGTGGTGGTGATGGATGCAGACCTCCAAGATCCTCCTAGTATGCTACTTGAGATGAAAGCTTTACTGGATCAGAATGCAGACTTGGACTGTCTAGGGACACGCAGAACCAGTCGGGAGGGAGAACCCTTCTTTCGCAGTTTCTGCGCTGATCTCTTTTACCGCCTTATGAAAAAAATCAGTCCAGTAGCCCTGCCGTCAGGTGTTCGTGATTTTCGGATGATGAGAAGGTCTGTGGTCGATGCCATTTTAAGCTTGACTGAGTCCAATCGTTTTTCAAAGGGACTATTTGCCTGGGTCGGCTTTAAAACCTACTATCTGGACTATCCAAATGTCGAAAGGCAGGCTGGCAAGACAAGTTGGAGTTTTAGGCAGCTCTTTTTCTACTCCATGGAAGGGATTGTTAATTTTTCAGATTTTCCTTTGATTATAGCCTTTGTAGCAGGTCTTCTATCTTGTTTTATTTCTCTCCTCATGACCTTTTTTGTTGTGGTTCGGACCCTTATTTTGGGCAATCCGACATCGGGTTGGACCTCTCTGATGGCTGTCATTCTCTTTCTTGGAGGCATTCAACTTTTGACCATTGGAATTCTAGGCAAGTACATCAGTAAGATTTATCTAGAGACTAAAAAAAGACCACTTTATCTTATCAAAGAAAAAAGTGATCTTCCTATTTTAACCGAAAAAAATAGAGAGAAAAGACTATAATTTTACATGGAAATATGCTAAACTAGAAGGAGTGGATTACCGCCATTGATTTAGGATTCTTGGTTTCCAATTAGGGCGCGAGTTGGGCAGTTTTTAATAGCCTCTAAGACGTCTTGACTAGGAGAAATTTCTTTTTCCAGTTGATCAGGATCATCGTAAAAACGCACGATTCCATTATCGTGGTAATCAAATAAATCAGAATAAGTTTGGCAAAGCCCACAGGCAATGCAACGTTCAGGTATAAGTGTGATTTTCATATTTATATTGTAATAAGAAAGTAGAAAAAAAACAAGGAGTAAGGTATGGCAAAAGAACCGTGGCAAGAAGATATTTA
Above is a genomic segment from Streptococcus mitis containing:
- a CDS encoding FAD-dependent oxidoreductase, which codes for MKKVAIIGAGIVGATAAYYLSKESDLEVTVFDHGKGQATKAAAGIISPWFSKRRNKAWYKMARLGADFYVDLLADLEKSGQKIDFYQRSGVFLLKRDESKLEELYQLALQRREESPSIGQLAILDQASANELFPDLQGFDSLLYASGGARVDGQLLVTRLLEASQVKLVKEKVSLTPLASGHQIGTEVFDQVILATGAWLGHILEPLGYEVDVRPQKGQLRDYQLAQDMESYPVVMPEGEWDLIPFAGGKLSLGATHENDMGFDLTVDEALLQQMEDAALPHYLGLVEATSRAERVGIRAYTSDFSPFFGQVPELAGVYAASGLGSSGLTTGPIIGYHLAQLIQDKELTLYPVNYPIENYIKRLKNE
- a CDS encoding UDP-glucose 4-epimerase, with the protein product MQEKILVTGGAGFIGTHTVIELIQAGHQVVVVDNLVNSNRKSLEVVERITGVEVPFYEADIRDTDILRDIFKQEEPTGVIHFAGLKAVGESTRIPLAYYDNNIAGTVSLLKAMEENNCKNIIFSSSATVYGDPHTVPILEDFPLSVTNPYGRTKLMLEEILTDIYKADSEWNVVLLRYFNPIGAHESGDLGENPNGIPNNLLPYVTQVAVGKLEQVQVFGDDYDTEDGTGVRDYIHVVDLAKGHVAALKKIQKGSGLNVYNLGTGKGYSVLEIIQNMEKAVGRPIPYRIVERRPGDIAACYSDPAKAKAELGWEAELDITQMCEDAWRWQSKHPNGFED
- a CDS encoding Nif3-like dinuclear metal center hexameric protein is translated as MLASEVINAYEAFCPQEFSIEGDSRGLQIGTLDKDIQSVMVTLDIREETVTEAIEKGVNLIIVKHAPIFRPIKDLVASRPQNQIYIDLIKHDIAVYVSHTNIDIVENGLNDWFCQMLGIEETTYLQETGSERGIGRIGNVQTQTFGELAQNVKQIFDLDSLRMVHYQESDLQKPISRVAICGGSGQSFYKEALAKGADVYITGDIYYHTAQDMLSDGLLALDPGHYIEVLFVEKIAALLTQWKAEKGWSIDILPSQASTNPFHHI
- a CDS encoding bactoprenol glucosyl transferase, producing MVISIIVPCLNEEEVLPLFYQALEDLIPDLGAEIEYIFVDDGSSDGTLELLKAYREQNPAVHYLSFSRNFGKEAALYAGLQYATGDLVVVMDADLQDPPSMLLEMKALLDQNADLDCLGTRRTSREGEPFFRSFCADLFYRLMKKISPVALPSGVRDFRMMRRSVVDAILSLTESNRFSKGLFAWVGFKTYYLDYPNVERQAGKTSWSFRQLFFYSMEGIVNFSDFPLIIAFVAGLLSCFISLLMTFFVVVRTLILGNPTSGWTSLMAVILFLGGIQLLTIGILGKYISKIYLETKKRPLYLIKEKSDLPILTEKNREKRL
- a CDS encoding SAM-dependent methyltransferase, with product MISKRLELVASFVPQGAILLDVGSDHAYLPIELVERGQIKSAIAGEVVEGPYQSAVKNVEAHGLKEKIQVRLANGLAAFEEADQVSVITIAGMGGRLIARILEEGLDKLANVERLILQPNNREDDLRIWLQDNGFQIVAESILEEAGKFYEILVVEAGQMKLSSSDVRFGPFLSKEVSPVFVQKWQKEAVKLEFALGQIPEKNLEERQVLVDKIQAIKEVLHVSK
- a CDS encoding ATPase, producing the protein MDKNKIMGLTQREVKERQAKGLVNDFTASASTSTWQIIKRNVFTLFNALNFAIALALAFVQAWSNLVFFAVICFNAFSGIVTELRAKHMVDKLNLMTKEKVKTIRDGQEVALNPEELVLGDVIRLSAGEQIPSDALVLEGFSEVNEAMLTGESDLVQKEVDALLLSGSFLASGSVLAQVHHVGADNYAAKLMLEAKTVKPINSRIMKSLDKLAGFTGKIIIPFGLALLLEALLLKGLPLKSSVVNSSTALLGMLPKGIALLTITSLLTAVIKLGLKKVLVQEMYSVETLARVDMLCLDKTGTITQGKMQVEAVLPLTATYGEETIASILTSYIAHSEDKNPTAQAIRQRFQGQVVYPMIFNLPFSSDRKWGAMELEGLGTVFLGAPEMLLDSEVPEAREALERGSRVLVLALSQEKLDHHKPQKPSDIHALALLEILDPIREGAAETLDYLRSQEVGLKIISGDNPVTVSSIAQKAGFADYDSYVDCSKITDEELIAMAEETAIFGRVSPHQKKLIIQTLKKAGHTTAMTGDGVNDILALREADCSIVMAEGDPATRQIANLVLLNSDFNDVPEILFEGRRVVNNIAHIAPIFLIKTIYSFLLAVICIASALLGRSEWILIFPFIPIQITMIDQFVEGFPPFVLTFERNIKSVEPNFLRRSMLRALPSALMVVFSVLFVKIFGSSQGWSELEISTLLYYLLGSIGFLSVFRACMPFTLWRVLLIVWSVGGFLATALFPRIQKLLEISTLTGQTLPVYGVMMLVFTVIFILTSRYQARK